A DNA window from Chloroflexota bacterium contains the following coding sequences:
- a CDS encoding Fic family protein — MKQPQGHRAFRPAPLPPDPPLIFDSTMIRLLSSADQALGRLDGVARTMPNPDLFVAMYVRQEAVLSSRIEGTQSTLDDVLAFELDAQSREVPRDVEEVVNYVRAMNYGLARVASLPPSRRLLREIHAELLQGVRGADKRPGEFRNQQNYIGVGGAPIERATFVPPCPEDMEAALDDFERFLNADADLPPLIHCGLAHAQFETIHPFMDGNGRVGRLLITFLLCFRGVLHRPLLYLSAFLANNRVEYYDRLTAIRERGDWEGWLRFFLRGVGETADEAAWTAQRILELRESHRGMLQERGTSPHAHRLLDLLFERPLLNVGFIEQTLAVAYVTANKLVEQFQRLGILEETTGQRRNRRFRYTPYLSLFDERGYARPDSSTLQTTETEGLSSA; from the coding sequence ATGAAACAACCACAGGGGCACCGGGCATTCAGGCCCGCTCCGTTGCCACCGGACCCGCCCCTGATCTTCGACTCAACGATGATTCGGTTGCTCTCCTCGGCGGACCAAGCCCTCGGCCGGCTGGATGGCGTCGCTCGGACGATGCCCAATCCTGACCTGTTTGTCGCGATGTACGTCCGGCAAGAGGCCGTTCTCAGCTCCCGTATCGAAGGGACGCAGAGCACGCTCGACGATGTCCTCGCCTTCGAGCTTGATGCGCAGAGCCGGGAAGTTCCTCGCGATGTCGAGGAAGTCGTGAACTACGTTCGCGCCATGAACTACGGCCTTGCGCGGGTCGCCTCGCTTCCTCCATCTCGACGGCTGCTCCGCGAGATTCACGCCGAATTGCTTCAGGGCGTGCGCGGTGCTGACAAGCGACCAGGGGAATTCAGGAATCAGCAGAACTACATCGGGGTCGGTGGCGCTCCCATCGAGCGGGCGACGTTCGTTCCGCCCTGTCCGGAAGATATGGAGGCAGCGCTGGACGATTTCGAGCGCTTTCTCAACGCAGATGCGGATCTGCCGCCGCTGATTCACTGCGGACTGGCGCACGCACAATTCGAGACGATTCACCCATTCATGGATGGGAACGGCAGAGTCGGGCGCCTCCTGATCACGTTCCTCCTGTGCTTTCGCGGTGTGCTCCATCGCCCGCTGCTCTACCTGAGTGCGTTCCTGGCAAACAACAGGGTCGAATACTACGACCGGCTCACGGCGATCCGTGAGCGTGGGGATTGGGAAGGCTGGCTCCGATTCTTCCTGCGCGGCGTCGGCGAGACGGCCGATGAAGCTGCCTGGACCGCCCAACGCATCCTGGAGCTACGAGAGAGTCATCGCGGCATGCTACAGGAAAGGGGCACCAGCCCACATGCTCATCGACTCCTCGATCTGCTCTTCGAGCGTCCCCTCCTCAACGTCGGGTTCATTGAGCAAACCCTCGCAGTCGCCTACGTGACGGCGAACAAACTCGTAGAGCAGTTTCAGCGTCTTGGAATCCTCGAGGAAACGACTGGCCAACGGCGCAACCGACGGTTTCGCTACACGCCGTATCTCTCGCTCTTTGATGAGCGTGGCTACGCCCGCCCTGATTCATCAACCCTCCAGACCACTGAAACGGAGGGGCTGTCCAGTGCCTGA